CCAGACagaacaggagcagcagcaacatcAGGAGCAGGAGGCCATTGCAGTCGAGCTGGATAAGCGTGTACTACACAGTGTCATCCCTCCACATCATGTAAGTATCCAGTCAGTGGGTCTCAAGCCCTTGGGGGATCGTGTGCCCCCCTTGAAGCTCTGTCTGCTGGGCATGTGACATCCTTTTTGGCCAGCCCTGAGTGGTGGGAAGAGAAGCGCTTGTCAGTGGACCCCAGGAAAGGGATTGCTCTGGCAGCAGCCCCACTCTCAGCCCTTTCTCCTTCAGGCACCGGGCATCTTGAGGAGCATCTACCAGTGGCTCGTGTCCAACACAGAACAGTCTGCCCAGCACCGCCTGGACAAGAGCCTTCTGGAACTGGCCGAGGAGCACCCCCACGACGTGGTGGTGACTCTGCTGCGCTGCTCCCCAGCGTGCGACAGGTATGGGGCCCGCCTGCCCTGATGGCTCGGGGCCCGTCAGCCTTTCGAGCCCATCCAGTGCCAGCTGCCAGGCAGATGGCAGTTTTCAGGGTGCTCTGCAGGGGCCGAGCTCTGCATCGCCCCATTTCCCAGCCCTGGCACGTCAGCCCCAGAGCCTGCCACCAcaatccctccctgccccacagggCCCGCCAGGGGCTGCctgtgaggggcagggggcagaggtAGGACTGGCAGCCAGCCTGGGCCCCTCCACGGGTGCCCAGGTCTTGGTGCTGTGGCCAAGGCCCCCCTGACCCAGCTCTCtggccctgcagagctgccgtGACCATGTGGAGGGTGATGGTCGTCTCATCCCGGACTAAAAAGAAGGTGATGACAGAGCTGTGCCACGTGCTGAAGGACTGGCCCTTTCACAGGACGTCCACCTCTGACGGGGACAACACGGATGTCTTCGCCCTGGCCGTGAGTTTCTGAACAAGCCCTCTCTCCCCCCAGGGGCTGCATCTCGGGGCAGCTATCCCTCCTCCCCTGTCACTACGTCTCCCTGCCTCAGGCGGTGGGCTGCAAACCTGGCTTAGGGCATTTTAGGGGACAGGCCAGGGCCAAGgcacagcccagcaggctgcaggggctgggacgGAGAGCCCAGGCTGGTGGCAGGCCGCAGGAGGCTcagccagggcacactgccacCGCCCCAGGGAGGCTGCCTGTGGCTCAGCTCCGGATGGGAGCCAGGCCGGGTGCTCTGCCTGCATCTCCTGCGGCCCATGTCTGCACCTGAGCCTCGGCCTCCCACACTGGGGCCGTGCCACGGGGCTGGCTCAGCAGTGAGTGCCATCTCTGGGTCTTTTCTGCAGGCAACCAGGGTGCTGTGGGAGCTCCTTCGGCCAGCCAACTACCCAATGGAGCAGGAGATGAGCTTCTCTCTACCCCTGATGGTGTTGCTCTTCCAAATCTTCGCAAGCGCGCAGCAGACACCAGAAGAGGTGGAGACCTTCTTCAgggaatgccagcaggaggagggcatTGCCACCAGCCCTAGCAGGTGCTTCGTCCCCCTCCTCCCATCCTTCCCATGGTCCTGGAGCCTGGGCCAGGGATCCGGGTGTGACCtgggctgtgctctgcctgcaggtTCGCACTGCTGACTctgaaagcactgctctgccGTGTTGGGTATGATATGCTGGTGCTTGAATTGGGAAAGAGGAATATCTGGGAGATGCTACTCCACGCTGAGAGCCACCACTGGGCAGTGGGTCTGCTGGCCAGGTGAGGGCACTGAGGGACACCGGCAGAGCCCGGGGCGCGTGAATTGCCCGTGGGCACCAATGAGGTCTCCTCAGAAGGGGCAGGAAGCCCATGGTGCACCCGAGGTGCACGCTGCTGTGGGGCGCTGGCTTCCTCCCTGCAAGGAGAGGTGGGGAAAGACCAGGCCTCCGGGAGCATGAAatgctggtggctgctggaaCAGAGCCAGGAGCACTTCACCCGTCCTGCTCAGGACTTCTGCTCAGGACTCCTGCTCAGGACTCACCCTGCCTTCTTCCCTCTGCCAGGGCGATGAAATACGTCTCAAGAACAGAGCGCCGACAGATTGTGCTGTATCTGGAAACGTGGCTCAACAACAACGAGCCACGCTGGAAGGTCCCCGCCATGGCCTTCCTGGTCGAGGTGAGCCCGATGGCAAGCGGTGCCGGCCTGAGCTGCCTCTCGCCACTCCACCCTCTGGTGGCCACAGCTGTGGGGAGAGGCTGGCCggtggagctggggcagggcttcATCCCTTGGGGCTCATCCCCTTGGCACACACTGCCAGAGTGACACTTGTCTGCGGTTTCTCGTGCTTCCCGTGAGCGAGGTCTCTGCTGGCCAATTCCAGCCTTGACTGAGGCGTGTTTTTCAGATGCTGGACTGTGAGGACCTCAAAATGGAGTGTCTTCGAGTCATGCAGCTCTTCCCAAGATACCTGAGGAGTGAGTGCACGGCGATGCGTCAGCTGGTGCTCAAGGGCCTCAAAACGCTCAGCAGAAGACCCTATGTGGTAAGCAGGGTTCAGCCGGCTGAACACACCCCATTGGTGGTGTGGCTCTGGGCCAGGGATGCTGGCTAACACCGTTGCTTGGACTTGGCTGGGCACCGAGTGCTGTGGGAGCTGCTCCCAACTCTTGTGCCTCCCCATGCGCCTGCCCAAGTCCTTTGGGGCAGGACCGTGGCTTCTGGGCACTGTGGGCTCTGACAGCCTGAGAGTGTTTGCCAGCACAGCCCAACACGGTGTTGTTGCTCCCCACAGGCGAAAAAAATGGAGTTCCTGGTGCCAGAGATCATGGGGATACTGCCAGAGTTGGAAGGGGACGTGGCTGGAAATGCACTGTTTGTGCTCAAAAACATGTTCAAGGAGATGACCATCAGCAAGGCCAGCCCCACcgctctgcagctggcagagaggCTGCCAGCGTTCTTTGACAGTGTAAGGCTGAGGGCACAGGGCCCAGCGGGGGTCTCTGAGGGCCTGTGCCTTTCCTGATGGATGTTGGGTGCTGTCAGGAAGCATTGTGCCCTGTGAATTTTCACACCCTTGCCCAGGTGGGCCTggagcagctggtgctgaggTCTTCACTTCTTCCTTCCCACCAGGAATCCAGCTCCACGCAGCTGCAATCCATCCACTTCTTCAGAGCTGTGATGAGCCACCTTTTtgcagcaaggaagaaaaagcagctgaagaaaCACGTGCGCCAGAGCGTGATCCCGCTGTTCTTCCACTTGCACGACGAGAACCAGCAAGTGGCCGAGGTTGGTTTCTCTGCCCAGCGTGGGCATTTGGGGAGGGCGATGCTGACACCCCGGGGTGGGACTGAGCACCCTCAGGAGGGACGGAGCCGTGGGCTCTGCTGccatccctgctccctgcatccagccccagctccctcggGCACTACACCACGGAGCAGACGCCTGCTCCCTGTGGTCAGCCTGCCCCACACAGTGCCCTGGGCCGTGCAGAGGcgtgcagcccctgcagcctcgccaaggggctggggacacaggtcccctgagagctgggggtgccACTTCAAagtctctgctgctcttcaggccgCAGAGGAAACCCTTCTCGATGCTGCCAAATTCCTGCAGAGGACACAGCTCGTGGACCTGCTGGAGGGAAAGCAAACATGGAGACTCGGCAAGTGCCTGGTAAGGACGGCTCTGAAGGCCCCGACCCAGACTGGACAAGCCCACAGCGCCCCAGGGCATGGGGCAGGCAGCTGTCCGAGGGGAAGGCTCTGCACCAGCCCCATGCCCTTGCGCTCTCTCTTGTGCAGCTGGAGGACAACAGCCTGGATGAGCACCTGCGCCAGAGCCTGCCATACCTGCAGAGCCCGCAGGAGCCCTTGCGATTGGAGGCTGTCAGGTTCATCGGTGAGCCCGAGCCCCGGGGTCCCTCTGTGCccgagggaaggaggaggaggtggcccgGCCAGCAGGGCCAGCGGGGGGTAGATGGGGAAGGGGTGCTGCTGGGAAGGGCTGGCGGGCAGAGTTTGTGACAGGCTGTGTGTACTACCTAGGGCTCATTGCACGGCGAGTGAGGGATTGGCATGAGGAGGAGCTCCCCATCATCTATGAAGGTAAGTGAGGGCAGCGGGGTATCGGCGGAttgccccctgctcctgcctggccaCAGGAAGAGCTGGGTGGCGCTggccacagcaggagctggtaGAATCATAAAACCAGAGtcacagaatgctttgggttggaagggagctgTAACGTCATCGAACTCCAACCCATCTGCCTGGTCAGGGATGCCTCGCGCTAGACCAGGGTGCTGAAAGCCCCGTCCAACCTtgcttgaatacttccagggatggggcccTTCCCGGGGTCCCCGCAAACACAGGCTCTGACCTTGCCTCCGCTCCTCTCTCTCACAGCCATTCAAGGCATGACGGACGACGTCAGTTCCTCTGTCTCTTCGCTCGCAACTGAGACCCTCTTCATTGTACGAGCTGCAATGAGGTTGCCACGCAGTGTACCTGGATTACGACGGCTGAGGTACCGGCTCTGGAAGGCGCGGAAGAAGTGCTCTGCACTGGccttcctgtgctgctgttgctgtgcaCAGGGATGATGGCAGGCATCCTGTGTGCTGGGGCCACCCAAAAGCGTGTGGAAGGCTGGGTGTCCCCTGGACTCTCCCAGCATGTGTCACACCTCCAGCCTTCAGGACCTTCTGCCCCCTTCGCTTGCTCCCAGATCTGCTTGGCCTTCCCCAGACAAGCAGTCCGTCTTCTTCCCCTCATCTGCGTGTCTTTCCTTTGCGGCAATAAAATCGTGGAAGACTTGGGCCCTGAAGTGACTGGGAACCTCCAGCGAATGGCTGGCTGTGGAGTAATTGCTGGGGGTGACTTAATGAGACTAAACATCTTGCCCCAGTTACGCCTGGGGAAGGAGTTCAAGCATATCGGTATTTCAACGGTGTGCTCATTGGTGGCCCCGGCGTCTTGTGTCTCTGTGGTGGGGCAGACTCAAAAGGATATAGTTGCCCGTCTTGACAGCTGAGGGCTCCAAGCTCCagcagaaaagataaaaatcccAGGCC
The sequence above is drawn from the Anas platyrhynchos isolate ZD024472 breed Pekin duck chromosome 7, IASCAAS_PekinDuck_T2T, whole genome shotgun sequence genome and encodes:
- the LOC139998614 gene encoding maestro heat-like repeat-containing protein family member 7; amino-acid sequence: MGWQEGAEGRGRWQRVTGPFVSCHDAGCVQATALCDLRDRNAAGSLVSPLFLEDEAGQVGKEWSCKESLQSHPIPAARVFGASWKRFPSLWWEPLRPDLSSMAGRDPSMPKLAWTEEEEAKVNAPPAQQPYELTEVQVLQAGWDQTEQEQQQHQEQEAIAVELDKRVLHSVIPPHHAPGILRSIYQWLVSNTEQSAQHRLDKSLLELAEEHPHDVVVTLLRCSPACDRAAVTMWRVMVVSSRTKKKVMTELCHVLKDWPFHRTSTSDGDNTDVFALAATRVLWELLRPANYPMEQEMSFSLPLMVLLFQIFASAQQTPEEVETFFRECQQEEGIATSPSRFALLTLKALLCRVGYDMLVLELGKRNIWEMLLHAESHHWAVGLLARAMKYVSRTERRQIVLYLETWLNNNEPRWKVPAMAFLVEMLDCEDLKMECLRVMQLFPRYLRSECTAMRQLVLKGLKTLSRRPYVAKKMEFLVPEIMGILPELEGDVAGNALFVLKNMFKEMTISKASPTALQLAERLPAFFDSESSSTQLQSIHFFRAVMSHLFAARKKKQLKKHVRQSVIPLFFHLHDENQQVAEAAEETLLDAAKFLQRTQLVDLLEGKQTWRLGKCLLEDNSLDEHLRQSLPYLQSPQEPLRLEAVRFIGLIARRVRDWHEEELPIIYEAIQGMTDDVSSSVSSLATETLFIVRAAMRLPRSVPGLRRLRYRLWKARKKCSALAFLCCCCCAQG